The DNA segment ACTCTTCTGTATATTGTTTGATGTCATAGATCTCTTTTCTAATGTTTGCCGCTCTCAAAGCTGGAAATTACTTCTCTAGAAATATCCTTTTCATCTCTGCCCAAGTAATGAGGGATCTAGGAGGTatgtagtatagccaatcctttgaAGCATTCTTTAATGAAAACGTAAAGGCTCTCAGTTGGATCTGCTCTTCTgttactccatggggtttcatgctTGTGCATACCACATGAAATTCCATCAAGTGCTTATagggatcctcacctgcaagaccatgaaaagcagacaacaaatttattagattttaattcaaaagtagcattagccTCTAAGGTAgggaaagtaatgcataaaggatGCTGGTTCAGATCGGGGGTGCCCAGTTGTCTCAAACTCAGATTGGCGTTTGTAGCCATCCCTTCTCTAGATTCTTCGAATGGAACCTTTTCTTccgcttcaattctcttccgaGCTTCTCTCTGCCGACGATGAAAAGTCCTGTCTATCTCGGAATCGTAAGGGAATTCTTCTTCAGAAGATTCTCCTAAAAGTATTATAACAAACCCGAGAAGCACTAGAGGAaagaaaataaactaaaaaaaacaaaaagaaaactaACAGAACACACAAAATTAAACGCCATcctcggcaacggcgccaaaatttggcagcgctaagtcgtgtcacacccaaattacccaactcaaatcagataaacaaaatatgcagtagtgagagtagggatcgttcccacgagaaaagtgaaatttattgtgttctaaagtaaaataaaaagggggttttgagtttggaattaactactaaaaagtaacatcaattaaaaataaatattatcactatcatgtaAAATTAAGAGTATGAAAAATCAATAGAttaacaagtcttggtatcgatcgactacacccttgaaattattcattcgatcatcgattacctagaaataattaaatctatcaaatattcatcattgaaaagaAATCTTAAGAAAATATGGAATAAAAACCTAGCTGGCAAAGAATACTTGGTCTCTactcttcaaattctgataatAATCCTAAAAAAACGGAATAATAACCTAATAATAGACTAGAGTcctaaataaaagagtttccaaaaaataaaaaaatctttccCAAACTGCGCGGCTCCAgatcgatcggttgagtttgacggattgatttggattttttgttttaattctCCGCTTTTCATCTTCTGGCcgatcgatcggtagagtttgacgGATCGATCTGCCAAATCTCTATCTTGAAATCTTCCTTGCTTCATCTCCCTCGCTTGATCGGTCAagtttgacggatcgagcgaccAAAGTTCTGTCCATATATTCTTAAAAATGCCACATCCTACAAAATAACCCGGGAAACATGTAATTAAGACATGATatatgaaatacgaacaaaatacttaattaaaacacataaatccatgcaaaataacaacagaatgatattaaaatatgcaacacaaacacgatTATCAATATATCATGTTAGGCATGTATCTCCTTCGACATAGCCCTTCCAGTAGGGTCGCTCAGTACTATTTTTGGACGGATAGACACGGAGAGTCACAGTGGCCGACGGGTCAAACGAACTTTAGTGTTCTTGGACATTGTAGATCCACGTCCGGTTTGGACTGAGGGAGTTTACCATGTGGTTTGAGTCTCCGATGGTACTACTCACGCAttggcgccagtctgagcaggaTTGATCTTCTATACCCAGATACCCAATCATtcattttgcatgcatcatattaatCTGTATACTCGTGTTTTATGTTCTAAATGTAGTTCACTCACGTCCATGTTCTTGTGTTTTCTCTGACATCCCATTCGACGGAGCAGTTGCAGGTGGTTTACCTTGGACATGTACGTAGTTGGTGACCAAGACTGATGATAGAGTTAGCTACTAGGTTGTTGTTAGTTTACTTAAATTTTTAATTCGACTGAGTTGTATTATTCTTTCTCATTGGGTTTTAATTACCGGTTGTATTATGTCGATTTAGTATTTTGGTTTAATTTCAGTAGTATCTCTAATTAAATTTCTGATTgctattattgcatgcttaagtctgTAGTTAGTAGGAAATCCGGATCGAGTCACTACAACAACTGTTCTTCTCTTGACTGGTTGATTTCAGTTGAGATCAACTGGTTCTTTTGTTTCGAGTTAAGTTCGTCTAGTTGATATACTTGACAGACTCAGTTGATCTTCATCCAGTTGTTAGAGTCCAGTCGAGTACCTTTTCAGTTTGAGAACTCATATTGTTCAGTTGCTCAGATCAGTTGAGTAATTCAGTTCTGTCTGGTATTTGCATTTAGATATTTTGTTTAACACAAAAactaaataattgatttttcaaaACATGTAGTTTACCCTCAATAGACAATTATTAGGTACTATTAAACAATAATCGTGTTAATTTTATTAGATAGTAATTGTGTACTCTAaatcaaaaatatgaaatattagAATATAACTATTAGATAATTGGAACAATAATTGGGTACTATTAATTACACATAAAATAGGTTTTAATGGACAACAAATGTATTGTTAAACTATAATTGAGCTTCAATTCAATTAGCTTTATGAGGTAATCATGATTAATAACAGTATTGGTGTTGATAATCAAATGTCAGATGAAGATTAATCGAAATAGAACATAATGGAAAAACAATCATCTACGTAATTCTGTTACTGATCCAATTATAacaaaaaaacacattaatattATGAAATCTCAATCTATACGTTTGGACCTAATCATTGTTGAATATGCAACATTTCTTTGGCGATAATTGTGGGTAATACTAATAAGTAGTGTTTGGAAGAGTTTTTATAAAACACttaattatcatttttttttaacaaaatttgaatttttttgtaaaattttgtgaAGATAAAGCTGAGAAGTGCATTTTAGAAGTTCTCCCAAACACGACGGCCATAATGCAATcacccataaaaaaatattacttttattaTCAAAAAATTTTACTTTTAGTTGTAAATATGAACAGAATTGACTcatctcaaaataaaaattcgtgaaATTATCTCACAACAAATCTAAACCCAAAACGAACGGTGATGATAGACCGGAGAAGACACAAAATACATGTGTGTATACACGTATTAAAATCTGTGTGGAAGTAAATAATTGTACATCCTTCGATAAGTgcttagtaaaaaaaaaaaaacgaagaaagaatataataaataaaatactagAATCACCAATAACCCAAACAAACCAAAAATAGAAAACCGTATAGTTTCACCCCACAAAACTTGGAAGctgaaaacaaagaaacagaCCGAGAGGATTCCTTTTCATCATCACTAGTGTCTTTTGGATTATCAAAATTTGCCGGAACTATGGTATCCGGAGCAGCTTCGTCGTCACCGGACTCCGGACTCACGGGTCCCGGAGACTCATCGGACTCGAGACTAGGAGGCAAACCTTGGCCATATGTCAcattgatcttcaagtgttgCCCGTAGTTGCATTGCTCCCCGTCGTAGTCGTTAGAGAAAAAATATGTCATTCCGACTTTCATCAGAGGAACGGGCACCGTAATTGATTGCGGATTCGTGGAAGAAGGATTCGCCGACGACCATTGTATGGTGTCGTTGTCTGTGGAGTCCTCGTAGTCGCAAAGCTTGTACGTAGTGAAGTTATATGTCTGAATGACCGAGTGATTGTTGTCCGTATTGAAAACTGCGTTGATCGATGTTGTAGATTATATTACGTCcgtataataaaaacaaaaaccaataaAGATCTAATTCGACTATatgtttaataaaaataatctaGATCTATGGAAAATTTCTAGCACTACATCTCCAATATGTCGGGACGTACGTACGTGTACCCTTAATTTTTTATGTGACAAAAATAAATGCTATTGAAGCATAAAACCTaatgttttcaaaaa comes from the Henckelia pumila isolate YLH828 chromosome 1, ASM3356847v2, whole genome shotgun sequence genome and includes:
- the LOC140876210 gene encoding early nodulin-like protein 18 → MDHRSRDRASGLILFMIIFLQSFYGIVESYKNYTVGDSFGWYDTLENPDVDYEKWASSKNFSLGDFLIFNTDNNHSVIQTYNFTTYKLCDYEDSTDNDTIQWSSANPSSTNPQSITVPVPLMKVGMTYFFSNDYDGEQCNYGQHLKINVTYGQGLPPSLESDESPGPVSPESGDDEAAPDTIVPANFDNPKDTSDDEKESSRSVSLFSASKFCGVKLYGFLFLVCLGYW